One window of uncultured Trichococcus sp. genomic DNA carries:
- a CDS encoding PrpF domain-containing protein yields MLKELQCSIFRGGTSKGAFIMEEDLPENKEERDQILLKIMGSPDQRQIDGLGGAVSTTSKVAIISKETTEDWDVNYTFAQVQIDKPFVSYAGNCGNISSAVGVFALENNLVDITAPITTVRVYNTNTKKIIHEHIPTPNGEITYEGDFSISGVPGTGAKIELEFLNPEGSFTGKLLPTGQTKDVLKIADYGDVEVSIVDAANPLVYVKASAIGFIGTETAAVIDADPANLELLEKIRGAAAVKMGLADNWEEAATVTPGVPKMTIVSAAQDFITDSGKEINASEYDLSIRMMSMQKAHKTIALTGALCTAAACAIPGTIPNEVLGNENVKNELVLGHSDGLISVAMKYKNEDGKIKIESVSSHRTARKIMVGKVFYTG; encoded by the coding sequence ATGCTAAAAGAACTACAATGCAGCATCTTTCGCGGCGGTACAAGCAAAGGTGCTTTCATCATGGAAGAAGATTTACCGGAAAACAAAGAGGAACGTGATCAAATCCTGCTGAAAATCATGGGTAGTCCTGATCAACGCCAAATTGATGGTTTGGGTGGGGCCGTGTCCACGACCAGCAAAGTCGCCATCATTTCGAAAGAAACAACCGAAGATTGGGATGTCAATTATACATTTGCGCAAGTTCAGATCGATAAACCTTTTGTCTCCTATGCAGGAAACTGCGGGAACATTTCATCAGCAGTAGGAGTCTTCGCTCTTGAAAATAACTTGGTGGATATTACTGCCCCAATCACGACTGTGAGAGTATATAATACAAACACAAAGAAAATCATTCACGAGCATATTCCTACGCCCAACGGAGAGATTACTTATGAAGGCGACTTCAGTATCTCGGGTGTTCCCGGAACGGGCGCGAAAATCGAACTGGAATTTTTGAATCCGGAAGGTTCTTTCACCGGCAAACTGTTGCCGACAGGGCAAACCAAAGACGTGCTGAAAATCGCTGATTACGGCGATGTCGAAGTATCGATCGTCGATGCGGCAAACCCGCTGGTATATGTCAAAGCATCAGCTATCGGCTTTATCGGAACTGAGACGGCTGCCGTAATCGATGCCGATCCAGCAAATCTGGAGCTGTTGGAAAAAATCAGAGGGGCAGCGGCCGTCAAGATGGGCTTGGCTGATAACTGGGAAGAAGCCGCTACAGTGACGCCGGGAGTGCCGAAGATGACGATTGTGTCAGCAGCGCAGGATTTCATTACGGACAGCGGCAAAGAAATAAACGCCTCCGAATATGACCTTTCCATCCGCATGATGAGCATGCAGAAAGCCCACAAAACCATCGCTTTGACAGGCGCTTTGTGCACAGCCGCAGCCTGCGCAATCCCGGGAACAATCCCGAATGAAGTGTTGGGGAACGAAAATGTCAAGAACGAGCTCGTGCTTGGCCACAGCGACGGCCTCATTTCTGTAGCCATGAAGTACAAGAACGAAGATGGAAAAATCAAAATTGAATCCGTATCGAGCCACCGGACCGCGAGAAAGATCATGGTCGGTAAAGTCTTCTATACAGGATAG
- a CDS encoding carbohydrate kinase: protein MRKVYTIGEILIDFFPSEIGVPLKEVQGFTKQPGGAPANVAVTVSRLGGNASFIGKVGQDAFGDYLTDVLKQNQVETRHLFRTTEANTALAFVSLQENGEREFSFYRNPSADMLLDKEELDELVFNAEDILHFCSVDLIEAPVKYAHLAALEKMQQAGGTIVFDPNVRLNLWPDPEMLKQTIQHFLPYADILKISDDELAFITGTDSEADGIAALLKTEPKLLIFTKGSKGADLYFKGEKASIEGISVKAVDTTGAGDSFIGSFLYQIADRAAWEDCTLDEIREMGLFANRVAALVTTRPGGMQSIPTMQEVLNLEG from the coding sequence ATGAGAAAAGTATATACGATCGGAGAGATACTGATTGATTTTTTCCCGAGCGAAATCGGGGTGCCCTTGAAAGAAGTTCAGGGCTTCACCAAACAACCGGGAGGTGCGCCCGCGAATGTCGCAGTGACGGTCAGCCGTCTGGGCGGAAATGCGAGCTTCATCGGCAAAGTGGGCCAGGATGCCTTCGGGGATTATCTGACCGATGTGCTCAAACAGAATCAGGTGGAAACCCGTCACCTGTTCCGGACCACCGAGGCAAATACGGCGCTGGCGTTTGTATCGCTCCAGGAAAATGGGGAGCGCGAATTCAGTTTCTACCGCAATCCCAGCGCGGATATGCTGTTGGACAAGGAAGAGTTGGATGAGCTTGTTTTCAACGCCGAAGACATCCTGCATTTTTGCTCGGTCGATCTGATCGAAGCACCCGTAAAGTATGCGCATCTTGCGGCTCTGGAAAAAATGCAGCAGGCCGGCGGAACGATCGTTTTTGACCCGAATGTGCGCTTGAATCTCTGGCCGGATCCGGAAATGCTGAAGCAGACGATCCAGCATTTCCTGCCGTATGCGGACATCCTGAAAATCAGCGACGACGAATTGGCCTTCATTACGGGCACGGATTCGGAAGCGGATGGGATAGCGGCATTGCTGAAGACGGAGCCTAAATTGCTGATCTTCACAAAAGGAAGCAAGGGAGCGGATCTGTACTTCAAAGGCGAGAAGGCCAGTATTGAAGGGATCAGCGTCAAAGCGGTTGACACGACAGGGGCAGGCGATTCGTTCATCGGGTCCTTCCTCTATCAGATTGCCGACAGGGCTGCTTGGGAAGACTGCACTTTGGATGAAATCCGCGAGATGGGCCTGTTCGCCAATCGTGTGGCCGCATTGGTGACGACGCGACCGGGCGGCATGCAATCCATCCCGACCATGCAGGAAGTGTTGAACTTGGAAGGATAA
- a CDS encoding LysR family transcriptional regulator has protein sequence MEMKDIEYVKAIHDCGSLTRAAESLYISQPSLSMYIKNMQARLGFPVFNQIGKKYELTFLGERFLAAGIEILRMRENFYDEAAHILDNKIGRLRVSIPFMRGSYLAPDILPKFNEIYPNIEVELLEESSKVVEEKINNGEADIAIMNMPHHALNLDYEIIKSEEILLAVPSGHPCIDKGIPNPNSSYPSIDLHLFKKDRFILHFPDQRTGQIAEAIFAEHNFVPNKVTHTRNIETAVNLTMTGYGISFLNETHIRHLKFGNAPRFFSFEGKPHYADMIVAYRKGRKLPPYIRTLIDLCREVV, from the coding sequence ATGGAAATGAAGGATATCGAATACGTAAAGGCTATCCACGACTGCGGCAGCTTGACAAGGGCAGCGGAATCGCTTTACATCTCGCAGCCATCCTTAAGCATGTACATCAAGAACATGCAGGCCCGCTTGGGATTCCCGGTGTTCAATCAAATCGGAAAGAAATATGAACTGACTTTCCTCGGTGAACGTTTTTTGGCTGCCGGAATCGAGATTCTGCGTATGCGCGAAAACTTTTACGATGAAGCTGCCCACATTCTGGACAACAAAATCGGCCGTCTGCGCGTTTCCATTCCATTTATGCGCGGATCCTACCTGGCACCTGATATCTTGCCGAAGTTCAATGAAATCTATCCAAACATCGAAGTCGAGCTGCTTGAGGAATCCTCCAAGGTCGTTGAAGAAAAAATCAATAACGGTGAAGCGGACATCGCCATCATGAATATGCCGCATCACGCATTGAATCTGGACTATGAAATCATCAAATCGGAAGAGATTTTGTTGGCCGTTCCCTCAGGACATCCTTGCATCGATAAAGGCATTCCTAATCCGAACAGCAGCTACCCTTCCATTGATCTGCATCTGTTCAAAAAGGATCGGTTCATTCTGCATTTCCCCGATCAGCGTACCGGCCAGATCGCCGAAGCGATTTTTGCGGAACATAACTTCGTCCCCAATAAAGTGACGCATACTCGGAATATCGAGACAGCCGTCAATCTGACGATGACGGGATATGGCATCTCTTTTCTGAATGAGACCCATATCCGTCATTTGAAATTCGGCAATGCACCGCGCTTTTTCTCTTTCGAGGGCAAGCCGCATTATGCGGATATGATTGTGGCTTACCGCAAAGGCCGCAAACTGCCTCCTTACATCAGAACCTTGATTGATCTTTGCCGGGAAGTCGTTTGA
- a CDS encoding helix-turn-helix transcriptional regulator, producing MENHVKKFRTEKNLSQKELADYAGITRQTLSLIEKSEYNPSLKLCLKLCYALNKTLDDIFWIEQSEGETEDEKN from the coding sequence TTGGAAAATCATGTGAAAAAATTCAGAACAGAGAAAAACCTTTCACAAAAGGAACTCGCAGACTATGCGGGGATTACTAGGCAAACCTTAAGTCTTATCGAAAAATCCGAGTACAACCCCTCACTCAAACTCTGTCTTAAACTTTGCTATGCACTCAATAAAACATTGGATGACATTTTTTGGATCGAACAATCGGAAGGAGAAACAGAAGATGAAAAAAATTAA
- the ftsH gene encoding ATP-dependent zinc metalloprotease FtsH: protein MADDKNKNNRKWNLNLNNDNPDNRRRTAYYLLMALSILMFMNYFALPSYMNRSVEEVTYSTFLNQVSTGDVSEVKLEENQITFVATDDAGDKQVYMTGLIDDPTLVTRLEEADVTFSKDIPTEASPILSILVSWVFPLLLFWGLGSMLGKQLAKRMGGAAGGGGALSFGKSNAKVYVKAGDAKTFKDVAGQDEAKEALSEVVDYLHQPKKYQDIGAKNPKGILLVGPPGTGKTLLARAVAGEADVPFFSISGSEFVEMFVGRGAAKVRDLFKEANEKAPCIVFIDEIDTIGKKRDNSGYGGGNDEREQTLNQLLAEMDGFEANKGIILLAATNRPESLDAALLRPGRFDRRVPVELPDLAGREAILKVHATNYKMDPNIDYNTIARATSGASGAELANIINEGGLRAVREGRSAVTQSDLEESVETVIAGYQRKNAVISPKEKEIVSYHEIGHALVAAKQTESAPVHKITIIPRTSGALGYTMQIEEGEKSLMSKQELFNKIVTLAGGRAAEEIVFGSITTGASNDIEQMTRMARAMITRYGMSDTFDMMQIETQTNKYLGGDTSMNVSAGMAEQVDREVLDIIKQAHEKAIAILNENSEKLHELSHYLLVEETITGAEFMKILGE, encoded by the coding sequence ATGGCAGATGATAAAAACAAAAACAACCGCAAATGGAATTTGAATCTGAACAACGACAACCCCGACAATCGAAGAAGGACAGCCTATTACTTGCTGATGGCATTGAGCATCCTGATGTTCATGAACTATTTCGCGTTGCCGAGCTACATGAACCGAAGCGTGGAGGAAGTGACGTACAGCACGTTCCTGAACCAAGTGTCGACGGGTGACGTATCCGAGGTGAAACTGGAAGAAAACCAAATCACCTTCGTCGCGACTGATGACGCAGGCGACAAACAAGTCTATATGACCGGCCTCATCGATGATCCGACCCTCGTCACAAGGTTGGAGGAAGCCGACGTCACCTTCAGCAAGGACATCCCGACCGAAGCCTCCCCGATCCTTTCCATTTTAGTTTCCTGGGTCTTCCCGCTCCTGTTGTTCTGGGGATTGGGCAGCATGCTTGGGAAACAGTTGGCGAAACGGATGGGCGGCGCTGCCGGTGGCGGTGGTGCATTGTCATTCGGCAAATCGAACGCCAAAGTCTACGTGAAAGCAGGCGATGCCAAGACATTCAAGGATGTCGCCGGGCAGGACGAAGCTAAAGAAGCGCTCAGCGAAGTCGTCGATTACCTGCATCAACCGAAAAAATACCAGGACATCGGTGCGAAGAATCCGAAAGGCATCCTGCTGGTCGGACCTCCCGGAACCGGTAAAACCCTGTTGGCCCGAGCTGTCGCAGGCGAAGCCGATGTGCCGTTCTTCAGCATATCCGGTTCCGAATTCGTCGAAATGTTCGTCGGACGCGGCGCCGCCAAAGTCCGCGACCTCTTCAAGGAAGCCAACGAAAAAGCCCCCTGCATCGTCTTCATCGATGAGATCGATACGATCGGTAAGAAACGCGACAACAGCGGCTACGGCGGGGGGAACGATGAGCGTGAGCAGACTTTGAACCAACTGCTGGCGGAAATGGACGGCTTCGAAGCCAACAAAGGCATCATCCTCCTGGCCGCCACCAACCGTCCGGAATCCCTGGACGCTGCCCTACTGCGTCCGGGCCGATTTGACCGTCGCGTACCGGTCGAACTGCCTGATCTGGCGGGACGCGAAGCCATCCTGAAAGTGCATGCGACAAACTACAAGATGGATCCAAATATCGATTACAACACGATTGCCCGCGCCACTTCCGGTGCTTCCGGTGCCGAACTGGCGAACATCATCAACGAAGGCGGTCTCCGCGCTGTCCGTGAAGGCCGCAGCGCCGTAACGCAAAGCGATCTGGAAGAGTCTGTTGAGACTGTCATTGCTGGGTACCAGCGCAAGAATGCGGTCATTTCTCCGAAAGAAAAGGAAATCGTTTCTTACCATGAAATCGGCCATGCGCTGGTAGCGGCCAAACAGACGGAATCCGCGCCGGTCCACAAGATCACAATCATTCCGCGTACTTCCGGTGCTTTGGGCTACACGATGCAGATCGAGGAAGGCGAAAAATCGCTGATGTCAAAGCAGGAACTGTTCAACAAAATCGTGACGCTGGCAGGCGGTCGCGCCGCTGAAGAAATCGTCTTCGGCAGCATCACGACCGGGGCCTCGAACGATATCGAGCAGATGACCCGGATGGCGCGCGCCATGATCACGCGCTACGGGATGAGCGACACGTTCGACATGATGCAGATTGAAACCCAGACGAATAAATATTTGGGCGGCGACACTTCCATGAATGTGTCCGCTGGGATGGCCGAGCAGGTTGACCGCGAGGTGCTGGACATCATCAAGCAGGCCCATGAGAAAGCCATTGCCATATTGAACGAAAACAGCGAGAAGCTGCATGAGCTGTCCCACTACCTGCTGGTCGAAGAGACCATCACCGGTGCTGAGTTCATGAAGATTCTAGGGGAATAA
- a CDS encoding methylated-DNA--[protein]-cysteine S-methyltransferase: MIIKKGLMISMKAYKYTQTPLGKYLLAENGKGITFLEHVASELDPRIEKEIVAGEMVEADTPLLLEGERQLQEYFRGERQAFDLPLDAAGTPFQLKVWEALRQIPYGETRSYKDIAIAVENPKGVRAIGMANNRNPISIITPCHRVIGTNGKLVGYAGGVHLKEYLLNHETKVAIENSSLRTDF; this comes from the coding sequence GTGATTATAAAAAAAGGACTGATGATCAGCATGAAAGCATATAAATATACCCAAACGCCGCTAGGGAAGTACTTGCTGGCCGAAAACGGCAAGGGCATCACGTTTCTGGAGCATGTTGCATCGGAATTGGATCCGCGCATTGAAAAGGAAATCGTTGCCGGGGAAATGGTTGAGGCGGACACACCATTGCTGCTGGAAGGGGAGCGCCAGCTGCAGGAGTATTTCCGCGGCGAACGCCAGGCGTTTGATTTGCCATTGGATGCAGCCGGTACGCCTTTCCAGTTGAAGGTTTGGGAAGCTTTGCGCCAAATCCCTTACGGCGAGACGCGCAGCTACAAGGACATCGCTATCGCTGTCGAAAACCCGAAAGGCGTCCGCGCCATCGGCATGGCCAACAACCGCAATCCGATTTCGATCATCACCCCTTGCCACCGCGTCATCGGCACGAACGGGAAACTGGTTGGCTATGCCGGCGGGGTGCATCTGAAGGAATATTTGCTGAATCACGAGACAAAGGTTGCAATCGAGAATAGTTCACTCCGAACGGATTTCTGA
- a CDS encoding citrate:proton symporter: MLAFLGYGMIVTFMVLLLTKKMSPFAALILVPVVFGLAAAFISGTPLLEVFDWIFGGLYYSLDGNKTLISKGVAPTITLLLFAILYFSVMLDVGLFDPLATKMIKWAKGDPMKICVATGVISLIVSLDGDGTTTVLIVTTAVLTLFKKMKMNQLYLAVIIGFSNSVMNLVPWSGPMARAMPVLNLTPREFFVPVIPGMIGATILALYMCYHYGKKERARLGYTAEGGIIHDSDLEHIIKEINEKDAYLKRPKLIWFNFILTAAIMTMLIMDVINGGILFVLGTAIALLVNYRQLNLQSSRLLANGGEALGPVSLVYGAGIIMGVLNGSGMSEAIAQQMAGMIPETMGAYIPFFLALISLPGLFFLPNDAFYFGILPVLAPIAYQYGATPTEIGVASLMGQAIRFASPLVAFLYVLLVDRTEVSFGDYSKEYMKWGLPSFAIQTIIAILIGAIPLPFLFN, from the coding sequence ATGTTAGCATTTTTAGGCTATGGAATGATCGTTACCTTCATGGTTTTATTATTAACCAAGAAAATGTCCCCTTTTGCAGCATTAATTTTAGTTCCCGTTGTTTTTGGTTTAGCCGCAGCATTTATAAGTGGAACACCACTTTTGGAAGTATTTGATTGGATTTTTGGAGGTTTGTATTACTCGCTGGATGGGAACAAGACACTTATCAGTAAAGGTGTAGCCCCAACAATTACGTTATTGCTGTTCGCCATCCTTTACTTCTCGGTTATGTTGGATGTCGGTCTATTTGATCCATTGGCTACAAAGATGATCAAATGGGCAAAAGGCGATCCGATGAAAATCTGTGTCGCTACTGGTGTTATCTCTTTAATCGTGTCGCTGGATGGTGACGGGACAACGACTGTGTTGATCGTAACGACAGCGGTTCTGACGCTTTTCAAAAAAATGAAGATGAACCAACTTTACTTGGCGGTAATCATCGGATTCAGCAACTCGGTAATGAACTTAGTCCCTTGGAGTGGCCCGATGGCGCGTGCGATGCCGGTGTTGAACTTGACACCGAGAGAATTCTTCGTACCCGTTATTCCAGGTATGATCGGTGCAACAATCCTGGCATTGTATATGTGCTACCACTATGGTAAAAAAGAGCGCGCTCGTCTGGGCTATACAGCGGAGGGCGGCATCATCCATGACAGCGACTTGGAACACATCATTAAAGAAATCAACGAAAAAGATGCGTATTTGAAACGCCCTAAATTGATTTGGTTCAACTTTATCCTTACAGCGGCAATCATGACAATGTTGATCATGGACGTCATTAATGGCGGCATCCTGTTCGTGCTTGGTACAGCCATCGCTTTGCTGGTCAACTACAGACAGTTGAATCTGCAGTCTTCCCGTCTGCTCGCAAATGGTGGAGAAGCATTAGGGCCAGTAAGTTTGGTTTATGGAGCAGGTATCATCATGGGTGTTCTGAACGGCAGCGGCATGAGTGAAGCCATCGCGCAACAAATGGCTGGCATGATCCCGGAAACTATGGGTGCCTACATTCCATTCTTCTTGGCTTTGATTTCTTTACCAGGGTTGTTCTTCTTGCCAAATGACGCTTTCTACTTTGGGATCCTACCGGTATTGGCACCAATTGCTTATCAATACGGTGCAACACCGACTGAAATCGGTGTCGCTTCCTTGATGGGTCAAGCCATCCGTTTTGCAAGTCCATTAGTAGCCTTCCTTTATGTTTTGTTGGTAGACAGAACAGAAGTCAGCTTTGGTGATTACTCAAAAGAATACATGAAATGGGGTCTTCCGAGCTTTGCGATTCAAACCATCATCGCTATTCTGATCGGTGCGATTCCGTTGCCATTCTTGTTTAATTAA
- a CDS encoding MarR family transcriptional regulator, whose amino-acid sequence MKIDFLKKEIWDLMRTIQVSKDTVMCPVAKDYCITPLQLRILMEVDLNEDLSLNRLAKVMDMNNGNVSTICKKLEQQGYLTRERRADDERFITLKLTPNGQAILQKMEQDIERKYCLLMEGVSEERLEKIAAGIKELQLLIHEMNEQQRED is encoded by the coding sequence ATGAAAATTGATTTTTTGAAAAAAGAGATCTGGGATCTGATGCGGACTATCCAAGTTTCCAAGGACACCGTCATGTGTCCGGTCGCTAAAGATTATTGCATCACCCCGCTGCAATTGCGTATTTTGATGGAAGTGGATTTGAACGAAGATCTGTCACTCAACCGTTTGGCGAAGGTGATGGATATGAACAACGGCAACGTCTCCACCATCTGCAAAAAGCTGGAACAGCAAGGTTATCTGACCCGGGAACGGCGCGCGGACGACGAACGCTTCATCACGCTGAAACTCACTCCAAACGGCCAAGCGATCCTTCAGAAAATGGAGCAGGATATCGAAAGAAAATACTGCTTGCTGATGGAAGGCGTATCCGAAGAAAGGCTGGAAAAGATTGCAGCCGGCATCAAGGAATTGCAGCTTTTGATACATGAAATGAACGAACAACAAAGAGAGGATTGA
- a CDS encoding IS4 family transposase produces MTVLLMAFQEYIEEAQTIYLEDIREGNPQAFTRKRKTSPLALMLQMFAQKGNSQFCELLNFYEDQGKPLDISTVAFYKARMNYNPKAIRLMMTDYMSMIYEENDDQLVKLNGYIVTAIDGSDIILPSTEENAKKFGVVPNPKASATPVMASVSLLYDCINKLVIDTFVGPYKSSERDSASQHLHVLKETLRQPTITVFDRGYFSMRLVHQLIQDGQKFVMRMDHRNLKRYSSQLSTGQDQTFDVTFDRYQTNDYRSDRIFRATLMSTVYPLRFIKIPLHKQDSDKIEDEVLLTNLTPAEFSSDDLNEVYRLRWGIETAYNVLKNRMKLEEFSGIRERLILQDIYCSVWLYNLTMLHLIEVSETRAIPQERYKYEMKQNLSIAIGIVKTYFIRSFMSETREQRRESFEQMSALLTKHLVPVRPHRAAKRKNPVNKSRRSYRYTY; encoded by the coding sequence ATGACGGTCCTACTGATGGCATTCCAAGAATACATTGAAGAAGCTCAAACTATTTATCTGGAAGATATCCGCGAAGGGAACCCACAAGCTTTTACCCGAAAAAGGAAAACGAGTCCTCTCGCATTGATGCTTCAAATGTTTGCCCAAAAAGGGAACTCCCAATTTTGCGAACTCTTAAATTTCTACGAGGACCAAGGGAAACCCCTCGACATTTCGACCGTCGCTTTTTATAAGGCCCGAATGAACTATAACCCCAAAGCCATCCGGTTGATGATGACTGACTACATGTCCATGATTTATGAAGAAAACGATGACCAATTGGTCAAGCTGAACGGCTACATTGTGACTGCGATAGACGGTTCTGACATCATCCTGCCCTCCACGGAGGAAAACGCCAAGAAATTCGGTGTGGTTCCTAACCCCAAGGCATCTGCCACTCCGGTGATGGCCTCCGTTTCCCTGCTTTATGATTGTATCAACAAATTGGTGATTGACACGTTTGTCGGTCCGTATAAGAGCAGCGAGCGCGACTCGGCCTCGCAACATCTTCACGTATTGAAAGAAACACTTCGTCAACCGACGATTACCGTGTTTGATCGCGGCTATTTCTCGATGCGTCTGGTTCACCAACTGATCCAGGACGGGCAAAAATTTGTGATGCGGATGGATCACCGGAACTTAAAGCGTTACTCCAGCCAACTGTCTACCGGGCAAGATCAAACTTTTGATGTCACCTTTGACAGATATCAGACAAATGATTACCGGAGTGATCGGATTTTCCGGGCAACCTTGATGAGCACGGTTTATCCCTTGCGGTTTATAAAAATTCCACTGCACAAACAGGATAGCGATAAGATAGAGGACGAAGTCCTTTTGACGAATCTAACACCTGCAGAATTTTCATCCGACGACTTGAATGAAGTGTACCGATTGAGATGGGGAATCGAAACTGCCTACAACGTACTGAAAAACCGGATGAAGTTAGAGGAGTTCAGTGGCATTAGGGAACGGCTGATTCTTCAGGACATTTATTGTAGTGTTTGGTTGTACAACCTGACGATGCTTCATCTAATCGAAGTGAGCGAAACAAGAGCAATCCCCCAAGAGCGTTATAAATATGAAATGAAGCAAAATCTCAGCATCGCTATCGGAATCGTGAAAACCTATTTCATCCGATCGTTCATGAGTGAAACACGCGAACAACGTAGAGAAAGTTTCGAGCAAATGAGTGCGCTGCTTACCAAGCACCTTGTCCCCGTCCGCCCACATAGGGCGGCCAAAAGGAAGAACCCGGTGAACAAATCCAGACGATCTTATCGTTACACATATTAA